The genomic region CGATTTATTagaatattatattaatatcacgtgatataaaattacaaattacgttttaattaataacacTTAATCAATcgttaataataaaaacttattttaaatttgtttaaaatatgatgtcaaatattttaacattcatttaaagcaaaatacacaaattaaataaagttttaGGACAAATAAAATAAGGTTTAAAGAGGGgataaagaagagaaaggacaGAAGTGGGGTGGGTCATGCAATGGGGATTATGGAGATGGTGGCTTAGCAAGGTTTCTCCACTCGCAAATATTGAATGATGATGGCTTTGAATTCGTGGGTGGGATATTATTATGTAAGTGGAAATCAAGCTTTCccatttgtttaattaattcataaaCAATAACCTAGGTTTCCTCTAGAATCCTCAATTCGAtttcttaacttattttaatttacagAGGAGGGAGGAAGAGGTACACATTTGGCTTAGTCTCCATCCAACTTTCGTGTGGTGGTGTTGGCCTCCATCAATTATTATGTACCTAAAAACCATTTACCACTATCTCATGCTCCAGCAcattgatttttaattgtcaCGTGGCAAATACCCTCATGGACATGTGTCcacacaataaaaaaaatatttttaacatatttaataaCATATGCAAGGGAatgtttttttgaaaaagaattagCAATAGCtaagagtttgaaaaattcataacatttaaaatttatcaaaaataatttgttgaaaaaaagaaagaaaagacattaaatttaagaaatgcTTTTCAAGTACTTTTTGAAAAGAACTCTTAAAAGTGCAAAAAACAATGGGTTTTACTAAGAGTGCCTTAGGGCAATATTTAATGTTATTATATTAAGTATATCTTTCAAAATAATCACATTAATTATTATCACTTCTGTAtttaatacaaaaatattactacgaataatgatttaattaagcTTAAATGAATGTCGTTAgggtactttctttttcttttcataattcaattccgaatgataatttatttgaagtttttctctttgtaaAATAGACACTTGTTAATtggatttttaaaatattataattttatgaaataatgGGCCAATAAAGCATATAAAAACAAAGAGGGAAATTTCCCATATGCAAGTTAGAGTGCTAAAGAGAGCAATTTGAATtgaatgaataaattaaaaggTAAATGTGAAAGAGAATTTTGAGAAGTACTTTCTCTATTTGCCAAAAAGTCAAGCTGAGCCGCGGATTGAACCTCGCGTTGACAAAAGAGGCGCTCTGTGGTCAATAATGATCTGCCAGGTGTCGGTCAACCCTTGCTTTTATCAATCCTCTTCCGCTTGATCCAACGGTGATAGTGGCACGCTTTTCCAGGCAAATTTaaggagtttttttttttttttggttgtggGTGGCTTTTGACTTTTCGAACTATGCCAGAATTTATGACCCTCTTTCAATATTTCACCCCACCATATGAGCAAAACTCTTCCCCAAATCTCACAATTGGAGCGTGGCCTTCGCACTAATCTCAATTTATTATTAGAAACAAATCcataactatttttttttatttatcaaaaatcAAAGATGTAcactcatatttttatttatttttttatttatagaaaataaatattaaaaatatcaattaaataaaattttaattaattggtGCAAAATCTCTttgcttaaaaaataaagtttgaaTCTATATATTTGATCTTACaagtataaatttaatttcacttttcatcaattaattatatatttaaaacttTCTTTATATCTTTGATagtaaaatcataaaaatactgtttatgaaaaataagctgttaaatattgttttgatacTTACTATTAACTATatatttgaacttttctttacaTCTTCGTTAATAAAACTACAAAAATActgtttataaaaaataaacggttaaatattgttttgataattacaagttaaatattgtttattaaaaataatcagtTGAAGCCTTTTTCTGAAAAAAgactaaaattttaatttaaaaattaatttacgtaaaacaaaaatctaaataTTGTTTGCAAAGAGCTTTCAAAAAGTTTGTTATGAAAGGGAAATGCACACGAACCTATCTAGTACTTTCTTAAGCAGTGTTTGACTGAACATACTCACTAATGCCATTCTAAGCTCACTACTTTTTGCCCTCGGAAAAAAGCTTTTCACAAATTGCAAAATCAAAGATATACAAAGAGCCATGGAATAGAGACGAAAACTATCACTCTCAAAGAGGGGATCAATCAAAgccttgaaaaaaaaaaattgtcaacGTGTCCAAGAGCGTGCAGGCACGCTCTCAAAAAGGAAACTCGATTAGAATTCGAATAAAATCCCCCACTAAAACCACCACTAATCTAAACTTTCAAAACCCTCCAAACCCCAATTGAGTTTGCTTAAACTCCCCCATCTTAGTCAACGCCCCCGCCCATTCActcacccaaaaaaaaaactaaaaataatagaGAAAGCataaaacattaataaaaATGGAACCCAAAAAAGTGTgcgtttttcttcattttgaaAAGCCCCCTCCCTAACTCTCCCCAAAAGTCAACGCCCCCCTTCCCTCTATCCTCCAAcccagcttcttcttctttttcacatcttctttctctttccccTGACAGTTTAAGAGCAAAGATAAGAGCaaagaagagagaaacaaggagaaagaaaaacttcttttatttttttattttttttagttatgGGTAACGGTTTCGGTAAATTAACCGTGTGCTTCACCGGCGGAGGTGGATATGGCGGGGAAGAAGCTCGTCGTAGAAAGGAAATCTCCATGTTCTTATCGGATCCCCTCGATGAAGGACTCGGTCACTCTTTCTGCTACGTCAGACCTGATCCGACCCGACTCTCTTCGTCCAAGGTCCATTCCGAAGAATCCACCACGACTTTCCGTACGATCTCGGGGGCCTCCGTTAGCGCCAACACGTATACGCCGCTTTCGACGGCGCTGGTGGACCCGTACGTCAGTTACAACAACAGCTGCTTCGATCGAGCCGCGGCTTTCGAGAGCACGACGTCGTTTTCCTCGATCCCGCTGCAACCGATTCCGAAGAATTTAATGAACTCTTCGGGTCCGATGTCGGGTAGCCTCGTTCCGGGTTCAGGTCCTTTAGAAAGAGGGTTCATGTCGGGTCCGATTGAGAGAGGGTTCATGTCGGGTCCCCttgataatattaataataataattataatcgCGGGTTATTTTCGGGTCCACTCGAAAAAGGCTTTTCCGATCAGTTCCAAAGAAGCTTTTCCCATGgagcttttgcttttaaaaccAGATCGAAAAAAGGATCTTTAATTCGGGTCCTCCAAAGAGCCATCTCAAAAACCATGTCTCGTGGCCAAAATTCCGTCGTGGCTCCAATTAAAGGTGTCGTTTCGGTTAAAGAACCCGAATGGGCAATCGGGTCAGAAAAGAACCCGATTCATCCTCACAATGAGAATTTGACGGTCAGTAGTTTGAATCTGAGCAGTGAAGGTAGTTTAGATGATGATGAGTCAATGGAAAGTCAAAATCTTCAATGGGCTCAGGGCAAAGCAGGTGAGGATCGGGTACACGTCGTCGTTTCGGAGGAACATGGATGGGTTTTTGTTGGGATTTATGATGGATTCAACGGCCCTGATGCTCCTGATTACTTGCTGACAAATCTTTACTCGAATGTTCATAAAGAACTGAAGGGCTTGTTATGGGATGATGGCTTTGAACAAGCCCCTGCTAGTTCCcctgaagaagaaaaacagagTAGCGAACGGGAACCGGCTAGGGGTTGTTCCGATTATGCCTGTTCCCGGTGTATGGAGCAAGAGTATTATCCCTGTGAGAAAGAAGTTGATTCCGATTTGATTTCGAGttcaaaaaagagaaaaggaaggaATTTGAAAGGAAAGTATAAAGGCGCAGCGAAGAGGTGGGAAGAGAACCAAAGGAGGTGGAAGTGTGAATGGGATAGGGAAAGATTAGAACTTGATAGGAAATTAAAGGAACAGTTGAGTAGAAATAAGTCTGATGGATCCAGATCAATGATAAATCATGGTGATGTTTTGAAAGCTCTGTCTCAGGCTTTGCAAAAAACAGAGGAGTCTTATTTGGATATTGCTGATAAGATGTTGATGGAGAATCCAGAGTTGGCCTTGATGGGTTCTTGTGTGCTTGTTATGTTGATGAAAGGTGAGGATGTTTATGTGATGAATGTCGGGGATAGTAGGGCAGTTTTGGCACAAAAGGCGGAGCCGGATTATTGGTTGGGGAAGGTCAGACAGGATTTGGAGAGGATTAAAGAAGAAACATTGCATGATCTTGAAGGTTTTGATGGAGAGAGATCTAGTGCAATTCCTGATTTAACTGCTTTTCAGCTAAGTGTGGATCATAGCACCAGTGTTGAAGAGGTAAGATCTCATATACTGATCTTTTAGTACCCAAAGAATGACTTGGATgcctttttttgtttgttgatgGATTGAGGTCGATGTCTTATTTCATTTCAGGAAGTTCAGAGAATAATAAATGAACATCCGGATGATGCTTACGCAGTGATGAATGACCGGGTTAAAGGTTCTTTGAAGGTCACTCGAGCTTTTGGTGCTGGTTTTCTGAAACAGGTAACTTTTGAACTACTTTAGGATGAATATACGCAATTAGCTTTTGCTTCCTTGGTGTTtgagaattgaaatttttgggaAAACTTTGAGAAAAAACTCCATCCACTCTGTTTGCAGCATAAAAGTTTTGCATTTATGTAAGGAATGTTGCCCAGAATTGGCCAAGTTAAAGTTGATTCTTGGAGCATCATTCTGAGAACAGCAATCACATGGGAAACATTAGTCATAGTCTAGCTATGCAGAACCATTGGCAAAAAATTTGCTTAATTTCTAGAATGCATACAAGTATGATTCATTAGGAATCAGTCTCTGGCAAAAAGGAACAACAAAATGTGGAAATCATTGGCAGTAGCTATTAATATAAGGCACATCAGACTTGCAGCTCTAATTTTTATTCTCTCTGGACACAcattcaaatagaaattaaaatgagCAAATGAGCAAATGAGCAAATGAGCAAATGGGTAAAGTTAAAGCTGCCAGTCCAAAGAATATGGCTTTTCAGAAGAAGAGCCAAATGACATTCTGCAATAAGATGAATAGCATACATAGAAATAGATCTTTTGCTTTCCCTTTTCCGTGAAAAATTGATAAGGTTTGTGATCATTTGTCTGATAAAGAGAGATCATATAATCTATTGAAATCTAACTATTTCCAATTCTCAAGGGATGTGCTTTGGCATGCTCTGCCTTCTGCAATGTGGTGGACCACAGGAACTTAGAGCAATTATTTGCTATGTATTTGCATTTGCCTTTGGACGTTTTGTTTGATTagatttgaaagattttgatcaaattctGTATCTTatccttgtttctttttgaacTTCTGCAGCCTAAATGGAATAATGCACTTTTAGAGATGTTCAGAATAGATTACAAGGGAACTTCACCATATATCACTTGTGTACCGTCTCTCCACCACCACAAATTAGGTCCCAAGGACCGATTTTTGATATTATCCTCTGATGGACTCTATCAATATCTAACAAATGAGGAGGCTGTGTCTGAGGTTGAACTTTTCATCACATTGCAGCCTGAAGGAGATCCTGCTCAGCATCTTGTTGAGGAAGTGCTGTTCCGAGCTGCGAAGAAAGCTGGTACTATTCAAATATCTGTCTTAAGAAatactatttctttttcattcttttttcccccttttcttctttgttccTCGTTATACGTTTTACTAAAAATACTAAATGTAACATATTTGGCCTTGTTTATTGCAGGCATGGACTTTCACGAGTTACTTGAAATACCACAAGGGGATAGAAGACGGTACCATGATGATGTTTCCATAATAGTTATTTCTTTAGAGGGAAGGATATGGAGATCTTGTGTATAAGTAGAGAAAAACCACAGATAGAAGATATAGAGACATCTGCCAAAAAGTTCGGGCACTTCCTTTTTgctgttcttttttttccctggTCACCTTTGTAACATAACACCTAAGCTCCTTGGAGGTTCGAGGAACTGAGTTGTGAATTGTACTGGGTGGTGAGGTGTGTAAAGGTGTAAAAGCTGGTTCATGTTCATTATAAACTGTCAtagaaattgtaattttctaCTAATAAATGACATTCCTTTTTGAaaagggttttgttcttcattATCCGCACTATCGCTTTCTGTACCTTCTTTGAACAACCCTTGCTATGAGCAACGCTAGTTGAGCATCTGCACCCTTTGCTCCGTTCTTTTAGTAAACAATTCATTACTCGGATGCTGTAAAAACTGTGCTGGACAGAAATTTCTTGCCTTGAACTTGTAGCTTCTTCCCCTTTTCAGGTTAACCAGGTTGCAATTGGTTGCTTAAAAGCTTAGAAGCACCTCAAATTATATACTATAAATATACTTCCAATTCTACAGGCAATATTCCCTCTGATGTAATGAACACTTTTCTGGAGAATCTAACCTAGAACATATTGTGAAATTGATTTGTGCTACATCAAAGCCATCAATCTTCTGCCCAAACTCAAAAGTTCAAAACAGGTTCACCTTTCTTTATCTTCTGGCCTCTCTCAACCCGGAATGCTTCAGCAGCAAAAGCTGTAGATTACTCATTGGATACCAGATAGCAATTGCCATTTGTGAAGTTGATCATCTTAAATTAAAGCTGCAGATCATTTATCTTTCCAAAGTCAGCAGCAGGACCAGAAGGAAATTTATTATACTTATTTCATTTCAAACAGCAGCCCATGTCAAGTGCTTCCACTTTCTGCTTAGTTCACTGATTGAGCAGTTTCGTATATAGGTGAAAGCCATCAATGAACCTACACCGACCCAAAACACAACTAAACACACCCCATTAAATGAAGTAAAAGTTTAAAGAGACTATATTTTTCTTTGCCAACTGAAAAAGATTCATCAGAACCTTCTgcagaagaaggaaaaagaaaaaagaatggaaACTCTCCCAATTAAGTAACTCTTGTGATTTATGTCCATGGCTGACTCCACGTAGCAAAATAACAGCCCAGGGATGAGGTGTATAGGACCCTACTTCACTAAAAATTGCCCATAATTTTCATAACTGCTAACCACTTTGGAATTGGCAGTAAATGCTTTGTCGTTGGGGGAGTTTGGTGCATGCCTCATCAGCCATAAAAACCTGTCATCtttcattaaatttctaaCCAAAGACTTCAGGCCCTCTGCCTGTGCTCTTAAAAATTTGTAGCCTATCCCAAGCGTTGCCTTCGCTGCTAGGCCAGGAATCTTGGGGTGTCTGCTGGTGTAATCAGTGTGATCTGTGACTCTGAATCTCAGCTATCCATATCTATTCTTGGGCAAAGATCCAAACTAGAAATGCCGACAGCTCCTGGGTTGGGTCAGTTTGATCTTCGGGTTCAATCAGACTCATCTTGGACTGGTACATTGGACCTTGGTTTGTGCTTAAAAGAACCTAACCCACCCCAGTTTTGCCTTGTTCAGCCCAAAGCTATCTTCAGGCCTAGATcatgattaatttcattgataaCGAAGACCTTATTCAAAGTTGAGATCTTGACTCTTGACATTGATActttaatcctttttttttttgtctgaaAAAACAGGAAAGTCAAGTGATAGTGCTTATGGGGCTTACTCCTACCAGTGCCGGCATGACGGATGTAAGGATCAAACAAAACTAGCCTCGTGTCAGTCGATGAAGGTGGTAGGGGATCTACCAATGTTCAAATGGTCGACATTTTCAACTCCCAGTTATTACtttaaaaagaacaaaaggggAAATCCCTAAGATTGAATCGTCGTGGTTTGGGTGATTATAATATTTGCTACCCATGTCGGTTTGCGGTTGACATTTTCTTCAGAAAAATCCTTAGGTTCCTTCCTAACTTACCATTAAGCTTCTAAATTCTAATGAAAGAGGATAAAACCTAATGCATTAGCGTTTGACAATACTTGATAAGCATTATCTAATGTTGGGTTTGGTTACAATATTGTCCCTAAGTCAAAGTCTACAAAGGCAAGTTAGAAATTAGGCAAATCTCATTTATTGCaaggaaaacaaaattgaacCAAGTGGCACGTTGGGGACTTGTATTGTCAGAATTAATAGTTATAATTCGACATAATTGATGGAAATTAGTtgaattcaattaattaagtttgatttgttcaagtttgatattaattgattaagagagatgatttgtttgattattttaatcaatatttgatatcttaaatttataattaaatcgATCAAAAAACTGTttattaagaatatatattaaatattattaatatttttgtaatatatatatacaattaaACTAAAGTCATTAATATTATTGAAACGTTAAAcaaagttataaaaatatgGTATATATAAATGCCATTGATATTCATAATAGTTAGAACCGACTTAACCAATCAATATAAGTGGGTTTCGgtcatttcttatttttgatataatttcgtggatttcaattaatttttataaaaatttgattaattccattattaaaattttaagattaaattgaTCAAATCAATCTATTACTCAtcttaactaaaaatataaaaaatttgccTCTAAAATAGACAATTGTAGTATGCATATTTGTTAAAggatttaacttaaaaatgcACCTtgaatgtgttttttttttttttaatttttataattaaaaaaaaattcgaactctattttttagataaaaaaataatgtatcAACTAATCAACCAAATGCTCGAGTGTCACCATGAAAGTGTGAAAGTATTAAAAATCATAGTTTGATGGTGAGGATATTCCTTGAAATTTTGTCAAAACATGGGATGTGGAACTCTTCTAAAAGATATCAGATTCTCTTAATAATGTGGAAACTTTGGATGATCCtttgaaaggaaaatattaccaaagaaattataaaaagaaaaaagaaaaagttattgCCAGAATGACTACTTCCAGCTCCAGCTTAGCGTCTCTTTCAAAGTCTCAAAGAACTTTACCACCTCAGTCCCTGGAAGAAGTAAAAAACTTAGCTGTACCAAGCAACAGTTCCCcgttttcaaattcaaaaccaAATGCACCCGCTGCCCAACATGTAGATGTTGACTTTACCTCCATTGTTTTTTCTCCGTTCTATAAAACTACAAATTCCCATGGTGAACTTTACTCCCCATATTTTTGTGTTTCCATCATTGACATCAACTTTGAATTCTTCTCCTCTTTTGAACCAAACATCTTCGACTGAGCATTCCTTTCTCATTGctttgtttttaatattttgagaGATAGTATTAGGTGTAGTTCTCTGCTGTTTCATTGGATATCATTATCATCAGGATTTAATAAATTCAACCCATTTCCAGAAACTCGATCGAGATTGTATTTCTTGATTCAACTTTTGCCCCATCTTTCTTTTGCTTAGACCATGTCTACCTTAAGCAAGAATCCTAGCAGCAACATGGGTTCTCCTTTCTTCCATGAATTCAAGAAACAAGCATCTTTCTTCCTCAAGGAGAAGATCAAAACAGCTCGTTTAGCTTTAACTGATGTTACTCCTGCTCAGCTGTAAGTTTGTTTTTTCTTgtcggttttttttttttttttgtggtaCATACGAGGAAGTCTAAGTGGAGATAGGATTCCagt from Theobroma cacao cultivar B97-61/B2 chromosome 9, Criollo_cocoa_genome_V2, whole genome shotgun sequence harbors:
- the LOC18590697 gene encoding probable protein phosphatase 2C 23, producing MGNGFGKLTVCFTGGGGYGGEEARRRKEISMFLSDPLDEGLGHSFCYVRPDPTRLSSSKVHSEESTTTFRTISGASVSANTYTPLSTALVDPYVSYNNSCFDRAAAFESTTSFSSIPLQPIPKNLMNSSGPMSGSLVPGSGPLERGFMSGPIERGFMSGPLDNINNNNYNRGLFSGPLEKGFSDQFQRSFSHGAFAFKTRSKKGSLIRVLQRAISKTMSRGQNSVVAPIKGVVSVKEPEWAIGSEKNPIHPHNENLTVSSLNLSSEGSLDDDESMESQNLQWAQGKAGEDRVHVVVSEEHGWVFVGIYDGFNGPDAPDYLLTNLYSNVHKELKGLLWDDGFEQAPASSPEEEKQSSEREPARGCSDYACSRCMEQEYYPCEKEVDSDLISSSKKRKGRNLKGKYKGAAKRWEENQRRWKCEWDRERLELDRKLKEQLSRNKSDGSRSMINHGDVLKALSQALQKTEESYLDIADKMLMENPELALMGSCVLVMLMKGEDVYVMNVGDSRAVLAQKAEPDYWLGKVRQDLERIKEETLHDLEGFDGERSSAIPDLTAFQLSVDHSTSVEEEVQRIINEHPDDAYAVMNDRVKGSLKVTRAFGAGFLKQPKWNNALLEMFRIDYKGTSPYITCVPSLHHHKLGPKDRFLILSSDGLYQYLTNEEAVSEVELFITLQPEGDPAQHLVEEVLFRAAKKAGMDFHELLEIPQGDRRRYHDDVSIIVISLEGRIWRSCV